The following DNA comes from Pongo pygmaeus isolate AG05252 chromosome 9, NHGRI_mPonPyg2-v2.0_pri, whole genome shotgun sequence.
caggctggagtgcagtagcggcgtgatctcggctcactgcaatctcgcctcctgggttcatgccattcccctgcctcagcctctcgagtagctgggactacaggcacccaccaccacgcccagctaattttttgtatttttagtagagacggggtttcaccatgttagccaggatggtctcgatttcctgacctcgtgatccacccgcctcggcctcccaaagtgctgggattacaggtgtgagccaccgtgcccggccagaagctTCTATTGTTAAGACCAACAAATTAGCTCTAAGgacaacaaaaaaatataaaaagcacatAAAgttaaatacacaaaatataaaagagcAGTGGAaggtattataaaattaaatatgatgCACTACttgtaacaaaacaaaataattccaaAGGAAAAATGACTAGATCATAAattgtataaaaaatatattcaggccaggtgcagtggctcacacctgtaatcccagcactttgggaggccaaggcaggtggaacatgacgtcagcagttcaagaccagcctggccaagatggtgaaaccccgtatctactaaaaatacaaaaattagccaggtgtggtggcaggcacctgtaatcacagctacttgggaagccgaggcaggaaaatcgcttgaacctgggaggcagaggttgcagtgagccgagatcgtgccactgcactccagcctgggtgacagagactccatctcaaaaaaaataaaaaatttaaaaaaattcaaaggaacTTGTCAGAAATAAAAgactgaaaggaaaaacaaactgaaTTATTGGCACTGAAACATATCCTAATAAAGTTACTGGCATGAAGATAAAGGTAAAAATTTGGAGCAGCCAAGAAAAGAGACtgacttgtctttttttctttgagacagggtctcactctgtcgcccaggctggagtgcagtggtgcaactatGGCTTACAATAGCCTccacctcttgagctcaagcgctcctcccacctcagcctcctgaagtgccgggattacaggcatgaagcactgtgcccagcctcaagtttttgttttgtttttttttttttttttttggagacggagtctcgctctgtcatccaggctggagtgcagtggtgcaatctcagctcactgcaacctccacctcccgggttcaagcaattctcctgcctcagcctcccaaagtgctgggactacaggcgcccgccaccatgcccagctaacttttttgtatttttagtagagacggggtttcaccgtgttaaccaggatggtctagatctgctgacctcgtgatctgcctgcctcagcctcccaaagtgctgggattacgggcgcccaccaccatgcccggctaatttttttgtatttttggtagagatggggtttcaccatgttaaccaggacggtctagatctcctgacctcgtgatctgcctgcctcagcctcccaaagcactgggattacaggcgtgagccaccgcgcccggccccaagtggttttttaaagacagaaataacGAAGTGCTCCTGAGATGTCTCCACAGTGAACACTGGAATGAAGGGCTTCGCAGCCTCCTGGGAAGAGGCGTGAACTGAGAATCTGACACCCAGCCTAATGGCTGCATAAGCTCACAGCCGGCAAACATCTGTGAGTGAGTCAGAGATCAAGGGGTTTCCATTAGCTGCTCTTGAAGAAATCACTAGACACAAATCCCAGCCAATTCAGAGCGGAGTGGAAAAGCCATCGAAGGCAGTAGGTTGAGGATAGACACTGACTCCACAGCGCCAAAGGACGGACCACCGGGAATGCACCTGGGGGTCCACAGAAGGAAGCTGAAAACACAGTGGGCGGAATGGAGCCCAGGTGAGACGCAGCCTACAGGTGCTGTGAACTGGAGAGAAAGATTTCTGAAGAAATCACCCGGCCCTGGAGGAATCTGGCTCCTCAGGGAAAGCCTGTGAGCTCAGCTGGCCCTTTCACAAGGAGAGGTGCAGAGACGGCGTGGTGGCACTGAAGGGACGGCCTCCCAGCCGAGAGGGGCAGGTGCAGGGTCCCTGGGGACAGTGCATGGTGAAGTCAGTGTGGCTACAGTGGGGACAGGGTGGGCCCGGCAGGAAGCAACGTGTCCCCACACACGTCAAGCCGCCCTGACCCACTGCCACCTGCAGCAGCTGGTCCCTACCAAACCTGCCAGCTCAGCACGGGGTCAGCCCCCAGCGAAGCCCCCCCACATCGGTGTCCAGGGGCTCAGGCTCCCAGGCAGCGCTCCAGACCCTTACTCCAAATTCGAGTGCCCCAAACGCTATTGAGGGAACAATTAGAAAGAGAAAGGTGACGCCTGCAGCCTGCCAGGGAAGAGGCTGAGCCACCCGCTATGAGGGCAGCTCCTCGGGCACAGCTGAGCCACCCGTCACGAGGGCAgctccccaggccaggccctCCAGGGCTTGGAGAAGGTGGGGGGACACTGTACCCACACCAGAgccagaaggccaaggcagaaagcCCCTTCCTCAGTCTAGAGGCCACCATAGGCGGTCACACCTGCCCCTACCCCTGGAGGCAGCCAAAGGCAGGTGGTGGCTgagcacagggctgggcacatgTCGACCACCAAACCCTGCCTTCTGCAGGGACCTGGGCACGTCTCTGGGCCACCTGCGGGTGCTGTGGCTGGCTCGCTGTGGCCTCGCTGACCTGGATGGCATCGCCTCTTTGCCAGCACTTAAGGTGAGTCTGGGCACCCTGGGCtggggagggctgggctgggctgggccggGCCCTGGCTCAGAGCCCCGCACTGCCCAGGAACTCTACGCCTCCTACAACAACATCTCGGACCTGAGCCCGCTGTGCCTGCTGGAGCAATTGGAGGTGCTGGACCTGGAGGGCAACAGCGTGGAGGACCTGGGGCAGGTGCGCTACTTGCAGCTGTGCCCACGCCTGGCCATGCTTACTCTGGAGGGCAACCTGGTGTGCCTACAGCCGGCCCCCGGCCCCACCAACAAGGTGCGTGTCCCGGGCACCCGGCCAGCATGTGCATGGCCAGGAGAGGCTCCCTGTGGCTCCAGCCCCAGGGCCCCTCCTCTGGCCAGGTACTTCTGTGCTCACCCACACCCTATGGCCTGCTCACCATGAGTTCACCTCCTCTGTCACTGGAAGTCTGACGGCTCCCAGGACATCCTCGTGGGCCAGCCCTGCCAGATCCCACAGGGTCACCTGCACACACGCCATGTCCCTTAACCCACATATGCACCTGTGAGTTCCACACATAAGCCACGTGGAAACACAAAGAATCACGTGTACAcggatgtgcacacacacacctgtgtacGCCCTCTCCAGAGCCACCTCCAGCCCCACAGGCCCCACAGACCACCCTATGCAGTATCTCAGGGCTCTGTGTGCCCTGATCAGAGCTGGCACACCTGTGCGTGCAGGCCCTAGGGTAGCTCACAGACCCTGCACAGGGCACGTCTGCCCTGAGCTCACAGTGCTAGCCTCATTTGCTGCTGCTTGGTGCTGCTACATGCTGAGGTCAGCGTCTACCAGTGCCCAGTGGCTACTGCTCTGTGGGCCAGAGCCCTGAGCTGAGGGCAGCTCCATGGGCCAGAGGGCATCCCTGGACCCCGCCTTGGGTCTGGAGAGTGGGGTCCTACATCCTGAGCAGGTGAGAGCCCAATCCCTCAGTCCCTGGGGTCTGAGAGTGACCCAAGCCCACCCCAGCAGGGTAGGCAGCATCCCCACCTCtgggcccctgccctgccccacggTGGGTCTGGGAAAGGGAGCCAGGGAAAGAGCTGGCCGGAAGGAACCACTGGACCCAgacctcccctccctccccctccccctgcagGTGCCCAGGGGCTATAACTACAGGGCAGAGGTGAGGAAGCTCATCCCCCAGCTGCAGGTCCTGGACGAAGTGCCGGCTGCACACACAGGCCCACCGGCCCCCCCGCGGCTGAGCCAGGACTGGCTTGCAGTGAAGGAGGCCATCAAGAAGGGTAACGGCCTCCCCCTGCTGGGTACGGCAGCTGCGCCCGGAGGACCCGCTGCTGAGCCCCAGCTCCCCCCAGGAAGaggcccccaccccaggcctctcAGAAACGGATGGCCACATCTCATGCCCTTCCCCAGCCTTGACCCCAGTCCCCAGAGCTGTGCACACCTGGCCCCAGGCCAGGACACTGTCTCTGAGCAGCCCACAGAGGGAGAGGAAGGTCTGAAGATGAGGGCCTCTCTAGAAGGCTGCAGTGTCAGAGGCTAGCCTCAGGTCATGCAGCGTGGGGATCGGGGCCCCTGGTCTGTGGACAGAGTCTGGGGGGCGCTCTTGGGCTGGGCCTTGGTGACCTCTGCTTCTGAACCTCGGGCAGACTGTCCCCGTGGAGTCCCCATCCGGCGACTTGACCCCGAGCTGTCCCTGCCTGAGATGCAGCCCCGGGCCTCCAGGCCCTGGCCCTTCTCCCTGCTGGTCCATGGGGGCCCCCTGCCCGAAGGCCTGCTTTCTGAGGACCTGGCCCCAGAAGATAACACCAGCAGCCTCACCCATGGTAACTGACTTGCCCCAAAGCTGACCCTGCAACCCCCCGGCCCCGAACCAGGCCCAGCCATGCTGTCACTTGCAGGTGCTGGCCAAGTCCTCTGTGGGAACCCCACCAAGGGCCTGCGGGAGCGTAGGCACCAGTGCCAGGTACAGCCCGCAGGGACCAGCCCGCCACGAGAACCAGTGTCCAGGGTTGCGGCCCTGACATGCCCTGCCCTGCCGCCATTCCAGGGCCAGAATCCCCAAAGCAGTCCCTTTTCCTCCCCAGGCCAGGGAGCCCCCGGAGCAGCTGCCCCGACACGGGCCAGGAGATCCGGCCGCCAGCACCTCCACCCCAGAGCCTGACCCTGCAGACAGCTCTGACTTTCTGGCCTTGGCTGGGCTTAGGGCCTGGAGGGAATGTGGCGTGCGGTGGGTGTCCCTCCAGCTCTTCCACTGTGTGTGTCCTGTCCCGTGGGGAAATCAGGGCTGGGGCTACCTTGGCTGAGTCATCCCTGGTCCCAAGGCTCGTGGACCATCCCTGTGTGTCCTGTCCCGTGGGGGGATCAGGGCTGGGGCTACCTTGGCTGAGTCATCACTGGTCCCAAGGCTCGTGGACCGTCCCTGAGCCTCACACGCACTTGGGATCAACCCCAAGAAGGGACAGGGCTGGagctcctcctctccccaccctagCCCCCTCCCCTATAGGCACCCGGAGTCCCAACAGGAAGGGGCTGTAGCCCCCTGGGGCCCACGGAGGGTCCCTGAAGAGCAAGTGCACCAGGCAGAGCCCAAGACTCCCCCCAGCCCCCCAAGCCTGGCCTCAGGTACTGAGCCTGCCCGCCTGCCCCCCAGTGCCTGGGAGTGACCAACACCCCACCTCTGTAGGGGGGGCCCTTACCCCAGATGGAGGTGTCAGCCTGGCCCTGCTTCCTCAGCTGGGCTCTGAGAGGGACTGTGACAGGGAGGCCCCcttctgggggtggggggctcacGACCGAGGGAGGTCCAACCCAAGTCCTCCCTCTCCCAAGCCATGGTCCAAGCCCTGTGACCTTGTGGGCCACCCGGGCTGGACGAAAAGGAGGCGTTCCACAAAAGGGGGTATGAACAGAGTGCAGAGGGGTCTGGACAGAAAGAAGGAGCCACCCCAGGGCACCAGCAGACAGAACATGGCCACTGGGCAGCTTTCAGGGGCACCGGCatgaggctgggggctggggggaaaGGCAGCCAGCAGCCCcactgggagaccaaggcaggagggtgCTGCTGCTTCACCCTGAAGATGGCACGTGCACTCGGGGACATAGAATTAAGCCATGCAGTGCCCTTTCCGAAGGACACCGGCTTCAGTGTGATCACAGCTGCAAGGCAGAGAGGACCCTCCCTCAGCGGGCAGGCCGGGCAGGGGGCACTGTAAGCAGGGGTGACCGCATGGTGGACAGCTGACTCTCCTCTATGCAGGAGCCTGGTCAAGGGGGCTGGGATGGGCAGGGAACAGGGCAGGCCAAGCCTCTGCCCTTCCATATGGCGGTGGGTGTCTGTGGAGGGAGCAGACAGAGGGGTCAACAGCTGGTTACCTAGTGGCCGTGACCtgcaggggtggagggagggcaggcagggcagCCAGGAGGAGGGGAGCTGCAGTGGCCTCGAGGCAGAGTCAGGACAAAGGCATGCCAGGACTCCAGACACCTGTGGAGGCAGGCACTGGGGGACCCGAGGCTTGGGAACCGGCCGGGGCGGTCAATCGGTAAACAGGCTCTCAGGGTCAGAACACAGATGACCAAGGGTCAGAGCCAGGCCTTGTGGTCTCCTTGTCAGGGACAGGACACAGGTGACCCACGGTCAGAGCCAGGCCTTGTGGTCTCCTTCTCAGGGACAGGACACAGATGACCCAGGGCCAGAACCAGGCTTCGTGGCCTCCTTGCCCGCCCCAGAGGTGGGCCCGCCCATGCGAGTCAGGGGTCACAGGGCTGGGAACACAGAAAGTGGGGTGCAGGGGTGCTGCTGCCTGTGGACCCCCAGCCTGGACCACTGCCTCGGGGCTGCAGGGCCATGGGTGGGCTGTGGCCTCCCCACCAGGTGACTCCCTTCTCTGACAGCCTTTCTGACCTCCCGTCACTCTGCTTGTTTTCTAGAGCCCTCCGGGACCTCGAGCCAGCACCTGGTCCCTTCACCTCCCAAGCACCCAAAGCCACCAGATTCTGGCAGCAGCTCCCCGCGGTGGTCGACAGACCTGCAGTCCAGAGGGCGTCGGCTCCGAGCCCTGGGCAGCTGGGGGCCTGGCCTGGGTGATGGGGTGGCTGCAGTGCCTGTCCTGAGAGCCCTGGAGGTGGCCTCAGGCCTGAGCCCACTAGCCCAGGGACGTCCTGGCCCAAAGCCAGCACCAGATGCAGCAGCCAGACCTCCCAGGGCAGCTGAACTCTCTCACCCCAGCCCCGTCCCCACTTAATGTGGTCCCCACTGCCAAGCTTGCCTGTGCTGGGGCCACGACTTGCCCACATATGTGGTCACAGAGCACAGAACACCTGGGCAGGTGTGTTGGGGGGTGGAAGGAGTGCCTGGCCCTGGGGAGGACCCTCTTGGTGGAGGGGAGTGGCGGACTGGGACCAGCCAGGGAGGCAGCAGAGGCTGGAACCCAGTTTAGGCCCCCAACTGGGTTTGGCCTGGGGAGGGAGGGTCCTGCTACCCAGCCCTTCCTTAGGGCCAGGCTTTCCCGCGGGcacgggggtggggggtggtcaCCGGAGCAGGCCTGTCAGAGGCCTCTCCTGCTAGAGCTGGGCATGGCCAAGGGGCAGGGACTAGAGCTGCGAGTCCACCACTCCCTTGCCGGCCCCAGGGTAAGAGCCACCTCCTAGGCCGCAGTGGCCGAAGGTCCCAGCTGCTCGCCCGAGGCCGCCGGGGGTGTGGTCCAGGCCTCCCGTCTCCGGGGGATCTGTAGGGTTCCCGCGCCGCGATAGGGCGGCCCGTTCCCTCCTCTTGGCGCAGGACGCCCCGGAACCCAAGGGCAACATTTTCAACTCTCAGGTGTACAGAAATGCGGTTTACTCTGTAGGCCACGTTGGTTCAATAAATGATGCAGCGGACACGGCCCGCCCAGCCCCAGCGCCCGCCCGCGCCCTCCCTCGCGGTCCCACCTCTAGGGGCCCCGCTCCTCCGCCCCTAGGCGCCGCGGCAGGTGTCCGCGGTGACCGGCAGGCAGCTGAGGAAGCGGAAGCCGAATCTGCTCTCCGCCGTGCTCTGCACCGACAGGGCCACCAGGGGGCAGCTACGGTCCACGCTCTTCCGGCACACCTGGGGGGGGGCCGGGGCTGAGAggcgcgcggggcggggcggggacgggaggggagaggggaggggaggggagcggaggggaggagaggggagagaggaggggaggggagcggaggggaggggacgaggagaggagagaagaggggagggagaggaggggagctgACGGGAGGAGGAAAAGCGGGGAGGAGACGGGAGGGAAcgggagggaagaagaggagaggggaagagagtaGAGGAGCGGGGACGGGagaaaaggagggggaggggagaggggggagggggaagcgagggggagggggagggggacggagaggaagaggagggggcgCGTCCACAAGCGCGCACTCACCCGAACTCGGTGCTCTTTCCGGAGCCGACAGTCCTCCAGGCCCAGCCCGGCCTCTGCGGGAGGCGACGGCAGGGTGGGGTCACCCGGGATGGCGGGCAGGTGCTGCGGCGCGGGGATCTCCGGGGTCTCGGGCCGCGCGGGCCCCTCCCGCTCGTGGAAGAGCTTCCCCGAGCTCATTGGGGGCAGCAGGCCCCGCGTCCTGGTGGGGCGAGGGTCGTGAGGGCGGCGGCCGGCCCGGGAAAGGCGGCCCTAGAGGGCTCCGCGCCTGCGGCGGGGCAGGGGCCGCGGGGCGTACTGGAGGACTAGGGGGCAGCCGGGGCGGGGCCTGGGGAAGTTGGGGGCCGTCCTAGCGCGGGGATGCGAGGGACCGTTTCTGCTGGGGCGGGGCCTGGGGAGGGAGGCCAGATCCCGGGGACCTGCGGTCCCCACCCTGGTCTCCGGCGACTGACCCGGGGCTCCCGCACCCGGCCTTTGCGCAGGGGTCGAGGTGGGCGCGGCGGCTTGCGGGTGTCGGCGCCGGGCCCGGCCTCAGGGAGCGGGAAGCGGTCGATGGACAAGTCGGTGCCGTCGGCGAAGACCCTCGGGGCCGGAGTCTCGCGGCGTGGGATCCGGTGCTCACTGAGGACCTGCGGGGCGCGTCGGTCACCCCCCACACCCCAGCCCCGGCCGCCCCACCGGGGGCCCGCACCGACCTCGCCCTTGGGGCTCAGGAGCAGCGTCGCGCAGCCAcggatggagaggaggggaacgGGCACCCGGCCCGAGGACGCGCACAGCGGCTTCTTGGCGCTGCGGGTCGCCTCGCCCCAGACCTGGAAGGGCGCGGAGCGGCGGGTGAGGGGCGGCCGGGCCGGGCCGTCGGGGCCGGGCTCCCGGGCCGGGGCGCACCGTGACGTGGTGCCGCGGGGCCAGCAGCGTGCCCGGCGGGAAGCGGTACAGGCGCTCCGGGAAGCCGCGCACCAGCTGCTTCAGCACCATGCCGCTCAGGTCGGCCGTGCTCTCCTGCGACGGGTTGAAGATGCGGACGAACTTCTCCCGGCGGCTCACAGCCACGATCTTCAGGCCTGTCGGGCTGGGACGAGAGGAGACGCCGTAAGGAGATGCGGCGGGTCCACCCGCACGGCTGCGCGCCCCGCCCGGAAACCAGCTCCAGCCCGGCGCTGGAGGCCTGGGTCGCTCGCCCCTTACCTCTGCAGGAGTTCCGGGCTCCAGTGGTCGGGGTCTGTGCAGGGCTGGGGCGACAGGACCGGATCGCCGTGCCTGGGTGAGTGGGTTTTCTGGAGATCTAGAGAGAGCAGCGCTTTTGGGGAGGGGACCCTCCAATGGGGTGCCCACAGGATGTTCCCTGTGAGGCCAGAACAGGCCTGCAGCGCCTGGCGGGGCGGGGAGCAGGGCCAGCGTCAGATGGGGCAGGAAAGGTGGCTGGACCTTGGGGGCTGGAGGACCACCTCCAGGGCTCTGAGTGAGATCACAGCTCtgagggggtggagggtgggtaaAAGATAACCAGGGGAGACCGGCCCCACTGCACCTTCTGAGTCCCTGCTGTGGCTCCCGGCCTGCACCAGCGCCTGCTCGGAGGAAGCGCGGTGGTCCCGGGGCGTGTGCCCTATCGCCTGCACGAGGGAAGGCAGGCTTGGCCGGCAGATGCTGGAGTCGGAGTCAGCGCCCCCTGAGCTGCTGGTGTTCAGACAGGGCAGGGAGCCCCACTCCACGGTCTTGTGATGCCGCTCGGAGTGCTTTCTGGAGGACTCTGAGCTCCCTGTGTCCAGCTgtggccagggctggggctgcctgTGGACCACGCTCTGCTTGatggccactccagctccagaccccagccctgcccccgtCCAGCCTCACAAGGCAGTGCAGCAGGGAGCCCCTCTTGCATCCCAGTACCCAGGCCCAGCTCATGGCAAGACAGTGATGGCCGCCTCAATCCCAACGCATTCTACAGATCAGAGAATGCGCATTGGAAGGTTTAAGGGACTTATCCAGGGACACTAAGTGGTCCTTGAGTGTCCTGGGTCTTCACCTGCCAAGGTGAGCCCTCCCTTCTGGCCCCTGGGgagtccctgctctgtgcagtTACTTTTGCTTTGAGCTGGGCTCCATGCTGGTGAAGAGGTTGGGGTAGCGGTGGGCAATGCTGTTCCAGTCCACGTCCTCCAGCCGAAAGCCCTGGCCAGGAAGCAAGAGGCACATGGTCCTCCCCTCCCGCAAGGCTCCAGATCCTAGACCACACACGTGGGAGGCCTAGCTCACCTCCCCAGTGGGGGCCTGAATGTTTTCAGAGAGGTCACTTGGGTCCATCAGAGTCTCTGCCGTCACTACCTGCAAGAGGGGACCGGAGGCCagtgggcaggggctgggtgcTCCCCCACAGCACCTCTCCTCTTTGACCTCACCTGTGCTTTGAGGCCTCCTGATTCCTCCCTGCTGGAGCCCAGAGTTCCAGAGGCAGCCTGAGCAGGGCAGGCTTCCAGGCAGGCCAGGGCGCCCCAGCAGAGGCACGCGACGAGAgggggagggctggggagggcagCCTGGGGCAGGAGGGCTTGGGGAACAGGCTCACCTCCACACTGCCAGTCTGGGATCGTAGCATGCGGCCCACCCACGAGGAGCGGGCCAGCTGCAGGAGGCAGGACTTCTGCAAGTTCTGTAGCtcggcctccacctcctggagcGTGCGGGTGGTCTGCAGCAGCCGCTCCTCCAGGTGCTCCTTCTCCTGCTCCGAGAGGGCccgtgggtggtggtgggggggtctTCTGCAGTAGGCCCCCAGGCCAGCCCCAGCCTGGCTCCCCAACACCAGGACCCTGCCCACTCCCTGTACCCCTGCCTCACCCACTGGGCTTGCTCCTTCTGTTCCTTCAACTCCAGGGTCAGCTTCTGGACCTGGTTCTGCAGGAATTTCTCCTGACTGTGGGAGCTCCTGGAGGAGGGGTGACCtcagcagcccccaccccactcagGCAGGGGTTCCTAATGTCAGGTCAGTGgtgaaggaggggaggaggggctcCACTGCCACCCTGGCCCCAAGGGCACACAGTACAGCCCCGCTGGGGCCGGCCAGCCTCTGGCTGGTCTAGGCAAGGGTCTAGCACCCATCCACATGCGCAGGGTTAGGGTTGAGGCTATAGCGTGTTAACTTAGGATCAGGGTAGAGGCTCAGCGTGGGCAAGGATGAGGGTAAGGATCTGACTCAGCAGTTGGGGTTGGGGTCAGACAGAAACCAGGAGTCCGGGCGAGGACAGGGCGGGGTTGGGTTGGGCTGGGGACTGCTGCAGACCTCTTGGGCGGAAGCCCCGCCACCTCCTCCAGGATGTGGCAGCGCCAGGCGTCCTGGCCATTCTGGACGGCCCACCGCAAGGCCTGGATCTCCAGTTCTCGCTGCCTCCACAGCAGCCGCAGTGTGCGAGGGTCCAGGGACTCAAGAGCCAacctgcagcagcagcagaccCT
Coding sequences within:
- the LMNTD2 gene encoding lamin tail domain-containing protein 2 isoform X4, yielding MAPKSGQGFEEAEEEALLSPTEQESVSGHLGPPAGAAPETPTCLPDTTPHPAPVVCSADPQVCCCCRLALESLDPRTLRLLWRQRELEIQALRWAVQNGQDAWRCHILEEVAGLPPKRSSHSQEKFLQNQVQKLTLELKEQKEQAQWEKEHLEERLLQTTRTLQEVEAELQNLQKSCLLQLARSSWVGRMLRSQTGSVEVVTAETLMDPSDLSENIQAPTGEGFRLEDVDWNSIAHRYPNLFTSMEPSSKQKQPQPWPQLDTGSSESSRKHSERHHKTVEWGSLPCLNTSSSGGADSDSSICRPSLPSLVQAIGHTPRDHRASSEQALVQAGSHSRDSEDLQKTHSPRHGDPVLSPQPCTDPDHWSPELLQSPTGLKIVAVSRREKFVRIFNPSQESTADLSGMVLKQLVRGFPERLYRFPPGTLLAPRHHVTVLSEHRIPRRETPAPRVFADGTDLSIDRFPLPEAGPGADTRKPPRPPRPLRKGRVREPRVSRRRPGTRGLLPPMSSGKLFHEREGPARPETPEIPAPQHLPAIPGDPTLPSPPAEAGLGLEDCRLRKEHRVRVCRKSVDRSCPLVALSVQSTAESRFGFRFLSCLPVTADTCRGA
- the LMNTD2 gene encoding lamin tail domain-containing protein 2 isoform X3; this translates as MAPKSGQGFEEAEEEALLSPTEQESVSGHLGPPAGAAPETPTCLPDTTPHPAPVVCSADPQLALESLDPRTLRLLWRQRELEIQALRWAVQNGQDAWRCHILEEVAGLPPKRSSHSQEKFLQNQVQKLTLELKEQKEQAQWEKEHLEERLLQTTRTLQEVEAELQNLQKSCLLQLARSSWVGRMLRSQTGSVEVVTAETLMDPSDLSENIQAPTGEGFRLEDVDWNSIAHRYPNLFTSMEPSSKQKQPQPWPQLDTGSSESSRKHSERHHKTVEWGSLPCLNTSSSGGADSDSSICRPSLPSLVQAIGHTPRDHRASSEQALVQAGSHSRDSEDLQKTHSPRHGDPVLSPQPCTDPDHWSPELLQSPTGLKIVAVSRREKFVRIFNPSQESTADLSGMVLKQLVRGFPERLYRFPPGTLLAPRHHVTVWGEATRSAKKPLCASSGRVPVPLLSIRGCATLLLSPKGEVLSEHRIPRRETPAPRVFADGTDLSIDRFPLPEAGPGADTRKPPRPPRPLRKGRVREPRVSRRRPGTRGLLPPMSSGKLFHEREGPARPETPEIPAPQHLPAIPGDPTLPSPPAEAGLGLEDCRLRKEHRVRVCRKSVDRSCPLVALSVQSTAESRFGFRFLSCLPVTADTCRGA
- the LMNTD2 gene encoding lamin tail domain-containing protein 2 isoform X1 encodes the protein MAPKSGQGFEEAEEEALLSPTEQESVSGHLGPPAGAAPETPTCLPDTTPHPAPVVCSADPQLALESLDPRTLRLLWRQRELEIQALRWAVQNGQDAWRCHILEEVAGLPPKRSSHSQEKFLQNQVQKLTLELKEQKEQAQWEKEHLEERLLQTTRTLQEVEAELQNLQKSCLLQLARSSWVGRMLRSQTGSVEVVTAETLMDPSDLSENIQAPTGEGFRLEDVDWNSIAHRYPNLFTSMEPSSKQKQPQPWPQLDTGSSESSRKHSERHHKTVEWGSLPCLNTSSSGGADSDSSICRPSLPSLVQAIGHTPRDHRASSEQALVQAGSHSRDSEDLQKTHSPRHGDPVLSPQPCTDPDHWSPELLQSPTGLKIVAVSRREKFVRIFNPSQESTADLSGMVLKQLVRGFPERLYRFPPGTLLAPRHHVTVWGEATRSAKKPLCASSGRVPVPLLSIRGCATLLLSPKGEVGAGPRWGGRGWGVGGDRRAPQVLSEHRIPRRETPAPRVFADGTDLSIDRFPLPEAGPGADTRKPPRPPRPLRKGRVREPRVSRRRPGTRGLLPPMSSGKLFHEREGPARPETPEIPAPQHLPAIPGDPTLPSPPAEAGLGLEDCRLRKEHRVRVCRKSVDRSCPLVALSVQSTAESRFGFRFLSCLPVTADTCRGA
- the LMNTD2 gene encoding lamin tail domain-containing protein 2 isoform X2, which encodes MAPKSGQGFEEAEEEALLSPTEQESVSGHLGPPAGAAPETPTCLPDTTPHPAPVVCSADPQVCCCCRLALESLDPRTLRLLWRQRELEIQALRWAVQNGQDAWRCHILEEVAGLPPKRSSHSQEKFLQNQVQKLTLELKEQKEQAQWEKEHLEERLLQTTRTLQEVEAELQNLQKSCLLQLARSSWVGRMLRSQTGSVEVVTAETLMDPSDLSENIQAPTGEGFRLEDVDWNSIAHRYPNLFTSMEPSSKQKQPQPWPQLDTGSSESSRKHSERHHKTVEWGSLPCLNTSSSGGADSDSSICRPSLPSLVQAIGHTPRDHRASSEQALVQAGSHSRDSEDLQKTHSPRHGDPVLSPQPCTDPDHWSPELLQSPTGLKIVAVSRREKFVRIFNPSQESTADLSGMVLKQLVRGFPERLYRFPPGTLLAPRHHVTVWGEATRSAKKPLCASSGRVPVPLLSIRGCATLLLSPKGEVLSEHRIPRRETPAPRVFADGTDLSIDRFPLPEAGPGADTRKPPRPPRPLRKGRVREPRVSRRRPGTRGLLPPMSSGKLFHEREGPARPETPEIPAPQHLPAIPGDPTLPSPPAEAGLGLEDCRLRKEHRVRVCRKSVDRSCPLVALSVQSTAESRFGFRFLSCLPVTADTCRGA